GTTGTAGTTGCCTGTGGCGTTGTAGGCATGTGTCGTTATGTTTCCTTTTGGTGAATATTCTGGGTCGTATGCACCGTCGCCGAAATCCCATCTATAGCTAAGGCTGGATCCATAGGGATCGTAGCTGGTTGAAGCATCAAAAGTTACAGTTTCTTCTACGACTGGTGACTCTGGCGAGTAGCTGAAACGAGCTACAGGCGGTATTGGCGGAAGTGGTCCCCAAGGTTCCATAAGCGGATAATTATCAACTCCCAGCCAAGGAATTTCAGTGTCGCCTATGCCATCACCAGCGACTCGTCCTCCACTTCCATCGTCTTCACCTGTATAGTCACTCCAGTAATTTCCTTCAGTTCCATTGTCCCACGATGTATTTGGACCAGCCCAAAGTACCTCTATTTGAATCGTGTTATTGACAAAATTGTTATGGTAAAAAGTGTTGTTCTGGCATGTAGGCGCTTGAATAAGCAGTCCTTTAGTGTTTAAAATTATCGAATTGCTAACAATGCTGTTGTTGCTGCTTCCAGAAGGTAAATCAATCCCGTTAAAAGTGTTGTTCACAATTATGTTGTTGAGCATTTCGCAATGTGAAGCATTGTAAAGCCATATGCCTGTGTAACAGTTCTTTACTATAACATTATTTAGAGTAACGTTTTGGCTGTCTTTAATAGAGACTCCGTAAGCTGGCAGGTCTACTCTTGTGTTTTGGATGGTAAAATTGCTTATGACAACGTCTGACGCTACTACACCTAAAATACGGGGGCTTTCAACTTTACCATCAAGAATAGTTGTTTCTGGGTCCTCTCCGATTAGTAGTATGGTTTGGTTGACAACAACATCTTCGTAATATGTTGCTGCTCTTACATAGACAGTGTCTCCGAAACTTGCTGCGTTAATAGCCTCCTGTATCATTGTGTAGTTATCTGGAACCCAAATAGTGCTGTTGGAACTGCTAAGACCGAATAGCCCACCTTCATAAGCGTTGATGTTACTAGTGTTAGCAGTTGCCTCTAAGTCAGTTAATGCCCAAAACGTCATCGGCAATGCTAGCAAACACAAAAGAATCACTAGAATAACTGTTTTGTTAAACATTGCAACAACCTTTGCCTTTGCTTTTTATATAAATATTATTGCCATGAGCTATAAAGTTAGCTAGTCTCACTGGTCTTTTCTGTCCCAGTGCAAATTATTCCTTAAGATCCAACTAACATAATATATATAAGATGATCATATGCATGCTTTTGAAAAGGAGAAGGCTTTTGAAAAAGTTATCCGATGCCCACGGAGAAAGTTCCAAGTTCAAGACATTCCATCTCATTCAGCAAGTTTTGGCAAAAATTCACTTAAAGAAAGTGCAAACCTCTTTGGCTATTTTCTTCTCGTTTGGTGTACCTATCGCTATTCTTTTCTTTTTAGATCCAAACTCGTTTCAAGCAACGTGGAAAGGCAGAACGTTCTACTTTTTCTTCTTATGGTTTATCATTCTAGAGTTGCTGCTTGATTGGGAAAAATTTCAGTCAAAAACATTCAATATCTTAAAACCTACAAGAATTGTTGTGCTTGCGGTAGCTTTGTTACTTCCATCAGTGTACGTTACTGCTGCCAACTATTTTGGACTCAACGAAGCAATTTTAGACTTAGCCAGACATTTCAATGTGCAGTGGGCGGATTGGATGCCTCTTTCCGTTGAATACTTAGTTTTTACGGCACTATTTGTTGCGATCACAATGCTCGCGCAAGGATTTGATGGCTTGAAAGATTTTTCTATTTCAGCATTTTTCTTAGGCGCCATTGGAACAGTGTACTTTATAGACAATTTGTATCCTTATGGAAGTTTCACTCCATTCCAAATTTTTGTTCCCACCACAGCTGTGCTTGCAGCGAGTGTTCTAAACTTCGTGGGCTACCAGACAAGCTTTTATTCTTCAATGGAGGGAATGCCCGTTCTGAAGGCTTGGAACTCCCAAGGCGAGCGAACGTTTAGTATAGCTTGGCCATGCTCAGGTGTGCAGAGCCTTCTCATCTACACTTTCACAATTCTGTTTTTTCTCAAGAAGACAAGCATTCCATGGGGACAAAGGATAATCTATTTCGTTTTCGGCGCGCTTGTAACTTATTTTATTAATATTCTAAGAATAGTTTCCATTTATGTTATTGCAATAAATGGTGGTGATTGGATGTTGTTTCACAACTACTATGGCGAATTGTATGCAATGGCTTGGATAATTGCCTACCCGCTTATAATAATTTGTAGCCGTATGTTCTGGGCGAAGATAAAACTGAGATTAGGCGACAAAAATGTAATGCGCAACCTTTCTCGATAAGTTATTTGCGAAGGTTACATATACCGTTAAGGTGAAGTAACCAGCAGAATACAAATTCAGTTATTATGTTAAGCGAAATGAGAGAAAACAAGCGATTCTAAAAATTAGTTCGACTGAAATAACATAAATCCCAATTTTTATAATGCCCCTCTTCAATTAAACTATGAATAAAAATCGGTGAAAAATTGAGTGAACTTTACTAATCTGGTTAAGAATGCGGTGAGAGTTGTCATCTGGAGTGTCTTTATTTTTTTGCTCATACTAGGACTAAATATGCTCTTATTTAGGTTCGTTCTGCGAGAAGTCTTTTACTACTACTACGCGATTATTGCGTTGGAAGGTTGTATTTTGGTCGTGGTAGGAGTCTCTTTTATGGAGAAAAGGAAGACGCGAGTTTTACATGATTACATTTTCACTAAGTTCACTACGACTGTAAAATATCCTGCGAGACCTGTTCTGGGTGTAGCCTTAATTGTTGTAGGATTCTCTCTGATGTTACTGTGCATTTTTACGCCATTTCTAGAGTTTCTGAAGAACTTAGCAATAAGCTAACATACTCCTATCCTTGTTCTGCTCATTAAAAAACCTTAGAATTAAATCCATTTTCCGAAAAGCGATAGTGCGGGGGGCTAGGTTTAAACATCGGTTTAAATTCTCGGGATTTTTGTAGCTTTTGTTGAGCGAGTGACTTGGTTCATTCCGTCTCCCTTGGTTTGACGGAACTTAAACGGGAGTTCAAAGCTCCCCAGGGCTACATCAACCTTAGCGCGATAGAAAAAAGGGGGATATTTATGCATTTTCACAGTGTCAAGTAGCTAATATGCTGCGTGTTAAAGGTGAAGATTCAAATTCCTCTATCAGTTCCAATCCTCTTTCTCCAGTTTTATACAAGTCACCACTCTTTTCGAGAAAACCATTGGCCTTCAAAAATTCAAGATACCTGCTAAGCTGTCCGTAACTCATGGATACCGAGCTAAGTAGATGCGTTTTCCTGATACCCTTCCTTGATGCTTTCAAAATGGCGATTGTAATGCTTAGAGATTCCCTTCTCCTTGATAGAAAACACGAACTCATGAGTCATCCAGATATATTATAAATGCATTTTCTAGAACATAAATCTATTTGCTTGTACTCAATCGTGGATGTAGACACTCAGAAAAATAGTACGAAAATCGGTAGTGCGGGGTTGGGATTCGAACCCACTCCACAGTAGAGATGTCACCCGCAACTCCCCTTTTTTCCATAAGTTCAAGATTAATTTTGATTTGTGATGGTTTTGTTTACAACGCACGCGCATCGAGCAGGCATTCTGATTCTTGTCGCTGCCTTCTTACGTTTTCCAGAAAGGAAGAAATTGACGAAGGATATGCACGCGCGGAGCAGTTGTCATATAATGAATTTTCCATTCTTCAGAATTGGTTTCTTGTTGATTGTGACTGTTGGTTTATCAATGAGGAAGTCCCAGTGCAGAGAAGATTCATTACTGCCGCCAAGCCAAGTGTTTTCCCCCAGAGCCACGTGGCATGTGCCGTATGCTTTTTCCGTTGCTAGGAGCATGTTGCCACAGGGATTAGTGCCAATGGCAAACTCAGCAATTGAGTAGGGGTTGCCAGTCGCGCTTTCAAGGCGAGGCTTAGCCAGCTCAAACATTCTCTCTGCAGAGACTTTCGCCTTCTCTTCACCGTTGAACTCGAGCCGGAAGCCCGTGGTTGTATCTCCTGGAAGATCTCTAGGATACACTACTCCAAATGCGCTTGTTTCCAAAGGTGCTACGAAGACTTCTCCTACCGGCAAGTTGTGGAGATAAGGTATGACTGACGATTTCCCATCGTCATTAATCCAAGAGCGCCCATCAGCTCTAAGTGTCAGATCAGTGCCTCTCGGACATTTCACGTGAATTTCTCCGCCTCTTTCCATTATTGCAATTAATCGTTGACCCAATTCTGTTAATTTCTCATAGTCAATATCCAGTGATGCAAGGAACAGTCGACGAGTTTCCTCGAAAGATTTACCTAGAGCTTGAGCCTGCTGCAAACAAGGATCCAGAAATCCTACCAAGTGCGTCTTCTTCTCCAAACACAATTGCTGAAGCTTACAAGCATTCCATTTTGAGATATTTTGGATTTCTACTAGTCTCTCTTTAAGTTCTGATCTTTGATAGATTGAGTTATCGAAACGGCTTCCGTTCATATAGATAAACCAGTCAGCGACATCGATCAATGCCTGAGGAATCTTCGGAAACCCTGCGAAGGTTTCAATTGGAGCTTCTAGAAGCCTAGCATCTGAGATATAATCCCCTTGGCTTCGAACTAGAACTTCTATCCCTCTTACTGCGCATTCCGCTGCAAAGGCGTATGCCAAATCTAGATTTTCGAGACCAGCATAGAAAACCGCAACCTGTTCTCGCTCAATAGGTAGTGCCCAATCCATGACTTTCTGAGCAATGTCTCGTAGTTGTTGTGATACTTGGAACATCGTCAAATCCTCAGCTTTGTGATCTGGATTTTTTATGTGCGCGCGCTATATAGGTTTACTATCCCTCTTGATTTACAGATATGCAATGTGAATTTCTGAGTGATGTAAATCGGCGCGTGCGCGGCATAACCAGCTTTTCAACAAGTTCGTTTAAACCAGAATTGATAAAACCTTTTCGCGTGCTAATATAGAGCTTTTTATTGTCGTTTTTCAGTTAAGTTTAGAGAAATGAAAAGACTAGTCAAAGTTATGGACTATAACCCTCAATGGTCTGAATTGTTTGAGAATGAGAAGCGTCTGATCCTTAAGGTCATAGGACGCTTTGTTGTTGGAATTGAACATGTAGGAAGCACTGCCGTCATTGGTTTAGGTGCCAAACCGATTATTGACATCACTGTCGCTATCAAGAATCTCAAAGACGCTAACAAGTGTATTGAACCTCTTGAAAGTATTGGCTACGAGTATGCTCCAGAGTATGAAGAATCAATGCCTGAAAGACGATATTTCCACAAGGGCAGACCACCAAGGGAACGACATTATGACCTACACATGGTTGAATTGTTAAGCGATTTCTGTAAAAGACATCTATTGTTCCATAACTATCTTCGAGCTCATCCAGAAGTCGCTCAAGATTATCACGAATTGAAGAAAAGACTTGCAGTAGAATATGGTTCGGATCATGAATGCTACACTGAAGCAAAAACATCATTCATTGAATCTGTAGTTGCCAAAGCAAGAACTGAAACAGACGCGCGTGCAATCACATACGAGTAAAGATTTGGATCGTCGAATAATGCGACCGATTGGCCTTATTTCTGTCATTGACCCACATCAGCCTTCGGCTGCGAAGATTTCGGTACAGCACCCTCACTCTAAACGAATGCAGAGTCCCTGCAAATCTTTACACATAGCTAGTTAAGGCTCACAGTGCAGTTTTGTCTGCTGGAATAGACAACAAACTGGGGAAAAATCGAAATCCGAAAAGCTTAGCATAGGACACACCCTTGTTCTAATCTCTAAATATAGATTTCGCTTTCTTGCACGCGCCTCATTTTTCAGCGCCAGTACTTCCTTCAGGAAATTGATTTGAGAAATCAAGTCTTGTGTCATGATAAATGCGCGAATCTGTTGCTGTGGTATCACAGTCACACAATTTTAAATAATGACTCAACAATGTACTTCAAAGTTAGGTAAAAGATAAAAGGAGCAAAGAAAATGAAAACGAAGATAATACTTCCTTCCTTGTTGACAATCCTATTAGTACTTGCAAGCATATTTGCTTCAGGGATCATGAGTTCTTATGCTGCAAAGCCAGTGCCAGCAGATTTTCCAACACTGAATCCCCTGATGATACCGAAGTTCGTCAATCAATTGGTTAAACCTCCAGTCTACGTGCCGACAACTGTCGGTGGAGTTGACTATTACACAGTTGACATGACTAATTTCACGCAGCAAATATTACCACCGCCCTTTCCAGAGACAGAGGTGTGGGGTTACGGAGGTATAGTGGATTATAACCCACTCACTGGATTATACAATGACTACTTCAGATTTGCGCCTGGCGCGACATTTGAAGCCATGAAAGGGACTCCCGTCAACGTAACGTGGCAGAACAAGATAACATCCTTACACATGTTTGCTGTTGATCCAACCCTTCATTGGGCAAATCCCAACGCAATCAATATGACACGAGTAATGGAACTAGCGATGCAGGGAATCTATCCGATGTTTCCTCCCGGATACAATGGCAGTATAATCTCTGGAAACCCAGAAGGATACAACGCTCAAAGCCCTGTTCCGTTGATTCCACACTTGCACGGTGGTGAAGTCCATTCTACGTCTGATGGACATCCCGAAGCATGGTTTACCTACAATGGAATGCGAGGCGATGCTTTCAACGTAACTGCCGTTGGAACTGGAAATTCTGATGAAGCAAGATTCTATTATCCCAACCAGCAGCCTCCTACAACCCTATGGTACCACGACCATGCTCTGGGCATAACCCGAATCAACGTGATGTCGGGCCTAGCAGGGTTCTATCTGCTCAGAGATCCTGCTGACACTACACCATTGCCTTTTGGCAATTATGAGTATCCCATAGTGATCCAGGATCGATCGTTCAACGGTGACGGCTCAATGTGGTTCCCAAAAATTGGCCTCGACCCCATGGTTCACCCTTACTGGCAACCAGAGTTCTTCGGCAACACAATCATGGTTAACGGCAAAGTCTGGCCCAACCTCAACGTGGAACGGGCTCTATACCGCTTCCGCCTACTTGACGGCTCAAACGCTCGTTTCTACGACCTATGGTTCCAAGTCAAACCCGGACCTTTGAATCCAATGCTGAATCCTCCACCCTTGACGTTCTATCAGATCGGAACGGATGGCGGCTACCTGCCAGCACCAGTTCCACTGACACGCTTGACCATCGCACCAGGCGAGAGGGCGGACATAATTGTCGACTTTTCGACCCTTTTCCCGGGTGACAGGGTTATCGTCCGGAATAGAGCCAAGGCTCCATTTCCGAATGGTGTATCACCCGACCCAAGAACAGTAGGCACAATAATGCAATTCACTATCAACGGCCCGCTCAGTGACGCAAATCAGCCCACAACTATTCCACTGACACTCCCCAGCACAATACCAGTACTAACTCCTGATGCGCCAAGCAGAACCTTGACTCTCATTGAGAAAATGGGAATGCTAGGACCAACAGAGATATTCCTTGATGGACAAAAGTGGGCAGGAAACTCAATCCAAGCAATTTCAGAAACCCCACAACTTGGGTCGACTGAGGACTGGATTATTGTCAATCCGACAGCAGACACCCATCCTATCCACCTGCATCTCGTACAGTTCCAGCTTGTTAGTCGCCAGAATTTCGATATCAACAAATACCTCGCTGACTGGTACGCGGCGAATGGCGTTGTAAATCCAATGACAGACTTGCCTTTCACTATGCCGACAGTAAACGTAGGCGCGCCTGCCACAGGTCTTGCTGCCTTGGCTACCTATTTGAAGGGAAAACCTGTCCTTCCTGCTGCCAACGAAATGGGCTGGAAAGACACCATCCAAGTCAACCCAGGCGAGGTAACTGTCATCAGAGTCCGCTTTGCGCCCATTGATGGATCAGCTACATATCCATTCGACCCTACGACAGGACCTGGATACGTCTGGCACTGCCACATTTTGGATCATGAAGACAACGAAATGATGCGCCCCTACAAAGTAGCACCAATACCACCACCATAACCCAGCAAGGGCACATCTCGAAAGTCTACCTCCCCCTCTTTTTTTCTATGTTGGTTGATCTTTTAGAACTAAGCAGTATTATTCGAACTCTGGTAGTATAGTCCGGTTAGAACTGCCCAAGATGGAAATATCTCCCGAATTCCCCCTACATTCCTTCCTTTTTGTTCAAGTAATTAGCGCGCGCGAGTTTGAGGCATATCTTTAACCCCACACAGACTCATTACCAACCGCTGATATTTTTACAACCTTTATTTTAAGCTCTTATCGTTTGCTTCTGACATATGCTGTTGACATATCTTCCAGCTCCCACCGCGTTTCTCCAGAACTCCCGTCCATCGAATGTCTTTCGTGCCCCAAGGCTTCCCATTATATTCTCCTTCATCGTCCACTATAGCTGAAAACCAGGCTACCTCTCCCGTCTTTGAAATTACAATTCTTAGGTTTCTGATATCAAATCCTTTAGCTTTGTTTCGTGGGTTCATCCACATATCCAGGAATGTTTCAAACTGGTTCCATCCTACGACGGTGCTCTTAGAGTCTGGATAATATGTAAAGAAGTCATCATCTTTTGCAAAGAGGCTTTCAAAGAGTGCTCGATCTTTGGTTAGAGCCCATCCGAAGGAATCGTGGATTATTTTAGCAATTTCGTTCTCATCGTTCGTCTTATCGGAACTGGGCAAATCTAGTCAACATGGAAACATTTTTTTTACTAATAAATTTTTCGCAGGAAAGGACTGTAAGCGCATATGCATGCATGCGTGCGCGTGAGGAGGGTGGGATTTGAACCCAACCAACCAACCAACAAATTTATCAACGGCTGGGTGGCCCTGCTCACTGACTTGCAGGAAGTGGGTAAGCATGTGTGGCTTTTTTCATTGTATGCATGGATAACAGGGTACAAAGTCCTGTCGGTCTAACACCAATCCGAAATGCGAAATTGTAAATCAGATGTCGTATACTTGCGCGCGCATGTGTATTTCTAGACATAGTATCGTTTGTCATCTGTCTTCTTTATTTCGCCAAGGAAAGCTCCAGCAAAATAAGGTAACCATTGTTGTTCCTGCGAGTTTAACTCAGCCTCTTCAACAGTCACAGCTTTTTCTTTTGAAGTGGCTCCCACGTTCTTTAATTTTAAGCTAATTCTGTAACGCATTACAAAATTAAACCCCGAAAGCCCAGAACGAGACAAATTACAAATCCCTCTGTACATCTACATATATGCATGCTGTATTGAGATCCTTTAGAAGGCTTGGAAATTGATCTTTCTTCTTGAAGCTTTTGTTCTTTTCTGCTCTGGTGATCCAAGATTGCGCTGATCTGCTAATCTGTTTGTTTTCTATTTTCACAGTTCCAACCCTACGTTTTTTAGTAGAATGATCTGAAAGATGAATGACAAAATTGGAAGGTTTCTTGTCAGTATTTTTTAGAGAATTCTACGTAGTAATACAATACGCTTGGGCACATATTAAGATATGTGTGTACTCAATAGTCAAGAACCTATATGTGCTCGCGCATTTTCCCTTTTTACACAGCATTCATGGAGCTAATACCCTACCGCGTGGAAGTGTGCATACAAGGGTTAATAAGGAGGGCTGGTGCAATTAGGGATAAGCAGTTAGAGCTTTCCGAAAAGGGTAGAACGCTTACCAAGGTTTTTGCTTTTTTTGGGGTGTATCAAAGCAATTCTAGCTGACAAATCAAATGAGGTGATAGAATGTCGTATTCATATATCCAAGAAAAAAAATGGCAAAGCAGTGGACGACCTAGATTCAACATGAAGGCACCAGTTGAAGTTGACAAAGAATATGAAGCCGAAATTGAGGACATAAGCAGAAGAGGCGACGGAATCGCAAAAATCGAAGGATTCGTCATATTTGTGTCAAACACTGAACAAGGAGAACACGTCAAGTTCAAAATAGCGAGAGTTGGAAACAGGTTCGCAATCGGCGAGTTAGTGTAAGACTGACAACAGCTTCTAGAGTTTAGTATAAGGCTAATAGAGGTGATTTTTCTTGTCCCAAAGAAAGATGTTTGAGATCAAATGCACTGACTGTGGTAAAGCTGCCACGGTGCCTTTCAAGCCTACAATAGGCAAGCCAGCTTACTGTCGTACATGTTTCTCGAAACGCACGTCTAAACATCAAAAAGGTTTAAGTACGAACTTTAAATTTGCGCGGCCAAAAGCATGGGTGAGACGGTGAGGTAATTGGCAAGGAAGAAAGGAGAACCCGCTAGAATGCGCACGTAACGCGCGCGCACCATTCAATTCTTTCCAAGAAGTTTTTCTTGATAATCTCTCCACTGTGTTTTGACATAGGGTCCTAGGCTTTCAATATCAGACACACCTACAAAAATCCCGCAAGGCAAAGGGTGTGTTGAAAACATATTTTCCATAATAACTCTCTGCTTGACTCCTAAACCAGTGACACCACTGTCCTGTTACATGGTTGACTATTTGCCAAGCCCGGTGACGCTTAAACTTAAACAGTCTCTCTTTGGGTTCACCTATTAATTCTAAATAACCTTGGACAAGCTTGGTAAACTTGGATAATGGGCCTTTAAGTGGAAGAGGAACTTCGTTACGAATAGGAGCATTCCTATGATTAACCGATTTGCCTTTCTAGTCTTCAGCCTCTTAACAAGAATCATGTTCCGTATGACAATGAAGTTCCTGTCAGCTTGAAAGTCAAACTGCTCCTTAGTCAAAGACAACACTTCAGAAATTCTGCCAGCAGTTAGAAAGAGTAAAGACATTAAAGCTCTGTCCCGTTTGTAGTAGAACTCTCTCTTCTCCTTGTAAATCCAAGTTTTTGAAGTAATCAAACTGTATATCTGTTCAACACCTAAACGCTTCTTTATATCCTCATTAGTCCTGCGACGTACACCGACAAGCTAAGGCCTAGGCAATAGTAATCACTGAAGTCAAATAATGCTGTTTGTCTATTTAAAAGACGTTATTGTTACTATAACATCTATTTTGGAAGCACAACATGCAAAAATAGATTTGTAGTATTACTCTTAAGTTCATAATCCTTTTCTTTTATCTTCTTGAGTAAACACTTGAGGATACAATCTTGCGTACTGAACAAGCTCTTGCCTTGATTGCTTTGATATTAGGAATAATCGGTGGTGTTCTTCTTATAGGCGGCGGTGTTGGGATTCTATTAAGATTGCTCGAAGGCAATGTAACTATCAAAGCGGAAACTCTCTTGATTACAAGCATAGGAATTGTGGCCATAGTTGCCAGCGTGATAATCTGGACAGGTCGTTATGTAGCTGGGGGTTCTATAAACATTGCTTTGGGAGTCCTAATGGTTTTGTATGGAGAAGTTCAGCAAGGGCTAATAATTCTGATAAGTGGGATCTTAGGTATTATAGCCCCGAAAATCGAAGATTGAAGACAACTTCTGTTTCTATAAAACACATTCAGTATACATCTGTTAAAAGCAGGATATGCAACTCCTTCCTCCTCTATTGAAAGTGTAATACGTAATACACAACGAGGAGCAGAAGGAGAAGCTGCCATCAAAACCCTCACGTTCTCTTATGAAGCATCCGTATGCTGCATATCTATTCTTTGTGTTTGGTACGTGTTCTTTTCCATTCATTCTCAAGCATGGCATACAACAGAGAGTCACGCCATTCACCTTTTGCCCATTTGTGTTCTCGAAGGTGACCCTCATATAGCATGCCTATTTTCTCCAAAACATTTCTTGAGGCGATGTTATCTGGGTCAACTTTAGCGAAAATACGATGCAAAGCAAGCTGCTTAAAGCCAAACTCAAGCAATGCCTTGGCTGTTTCGGCTGCGTAACCTTTACGCCAGAAATGGCGGTTGAGACAGTATCCAAGCCATCCTTCTTTGTTTTCTGAACTCGCTACGCAAACATCACAGCTACCAATGAGTTTGTTTTCTCCTTTTAGTGTTATAGCAAGTGTGTATTTTCTACGAGGTTTCTCCTTCTGAGAGGAGATGGATCGACTGATGAAAGCCTTAGTCTCATCTTCAGCGTTTGGCCCCCAATCCATGAAGCGAACAACTTCTGGATCAGAGGCATAGCTATGAACTGCCTGCCAATCGGTCTCCTCAAAC
The Candidatus Bathyarchaeota archaeon genome window above contains:
- a CDS encoding GrpB family protein, coding for MKRLVKVMDYNPQWSELFENEKRLILKVIGRFVVGIEHVGSTAVIGLGAKPIIDITVAIKNLKDANKCIEPLESIGYEYAPEYEESMPERRYFHKGRPPRERHYDLHMVELLSDFCKRHLLFHNYLRAHPEVAQDYHELKKRLAVEYGSDHECYTEAKTSFIESVVAKARTETDARAITYE
- a CDS encoding multicopper oxidase, with product MSSYAAKPVPADFPTLNPLMIPKFVNQLVKPPVYVPTTVGGVDYYTVDMTNFTQQILPPPFPETEVWGYGGIVDYNPLTGLYNDYFRFAPGATFEAMKGTPVNVTWQNKITSLHMFAVDPTLHWANPNAINMTRVMELAMQGIYPMFPPGYNGSIISGNPEGYNAQSPVPLIPHLHGGEVHSTSDGHPEAWFTYNGMRGDAFNVTAVGTGNSDEARFYYPNQQPPTTLWYHDHALGITRINVMSGLAGFYLLRDPADTTPLPFGNYEYPIVIQDRSFNGDGSMWFPKIGLDPMVHPYWQPEFFGNTIMVNGKVWPNLNVERALYRFRLLDGSNARFYDLWFQVKPGPLNPMLNPPPLTFYQIGTDGGYLPAPVPLTRLTIAPGERADIIVDFSTLFPGDRVIVRNRAKAPFPNGVSPDPRTVGTIMQFTINGPLSDANQPTTIPLTLPSTIPVLTPDAPSRTLTLIEKMGMLGPTEIFLDGQKWAGNSIQAISETPQLGSTEDWIIVNPTADTHPIHLHLVQFQLVSRQNFDINKYLADWYAANGVVNPMTDLPFTMPTVNVGAPATGLAALATYLKGKPVLPAANEMGWKDTIQVNPGEVTVIRVRFAPIDGSATYPFDPTTGPGYVWHCHILDHEDNEMMRPYKVAPIPPP
- a CDS encoding nuclear transport factor 2 family protein — translated: MPSSDKTNDENEIAKIIHDSFGWALTKDRALFESLFAKDDDFFTYYPDSKSTVVGWNQFETFLDMWMNPRNKAKGFDIRNLRIVISKTGEVAWFSAIVDDEGEYNGKPWGTKDIRWTGVLEKRGGSWKICQQHMSEANDKSLK
- a CDS encoding archaeosortase/exosortase family protein, whose amino-acid sequence is MKKLSDAHGESSKFKTFHLIQQVLAKIHLKKVQTSLAIFFSFGVPIAILFFLDPNSFQATWKGRTFYFFFLWFIILELLLDWEKFQSKTFNILKPTRIVVLAVALLLPSVYVTAANYFGLNEAILDLARHFNVQWADWMPLSVEYLVFTALFVAITMLAQGFDGLKDFSISAFFLGAIGTVYFIDNLYPYGSFTPFQIFVPTTAVLAASVLNFVGYQTSFYSSMEGMPVLKAWNSQGERTFSIAWPCSGVQSLLIYTFTILFFLKKTSIPWGQRIIYFVFGALVTYFINILRIVSIYVIAINGGDWMLFHNYYGELYAMAWIIAYPLIIICSRMFWAKIKLRLGDKNVMRNLSR
- a CDS encoding site-specific integrase, producing the protein MITSKTWIYKEKREFYYKRDRALMSLLFLTAGRISEVLSLTKEQFDFQADRNFIVIRNMILVKRLKTRKANRLIIGMLLFVTKFLFHLKAHYPSLPSLSKVI
- a CDS encoding GNAT family N-acetyltransferase, which produces MVVIQSERLLLREFEETDWQAVHSYASDPEVVRFMDWGPNAEDETKAFISRSISSQKEKPRRKYTLAITLKGENKLIGSCDVCVASSENKEGWLGYCLNRHFWRKGYAAETAKALLEFGFKQLALHRIFAKVDPDNIASRNVLEKIGMLYEGHLREHKWAKGEWRDSLLYAMLENEWKRTRTKHKE
- a CDS encoding TRAM domain-containing protein; the protein is MKAPVEVDKEYEAEIEDISRRGDGIAKIEGFVIFVSNTEQGEHVKFKIARVGNRFAIGELV
- a CDS encoding PKD domain-containing protein yields the protein MFNKTVILVILLCLLALPMTFWALTDLEATANTSNINAYEGGLFGLSSSNSTIWVPDNYTMIQEAINAASFGDTVYVRAATYYEDVVVNQTILLIGEDPETTILDGKVESPRILGVVASDVVISNFTIQNTRVDLPAYGVSIKDSQNVTLNNVIVKNCYTGIWLYNASHCEMLNNIIVNNTFNGIDLPSGSSNNSIVSNSIILNTKGLLIQAPTCQNNTFYHNNFVNNTIQIEVLWAGPNTSWDNGTEGNYWSDYTGEDDGSGGRVAGDGIGDTEIPWLGVDNYPLMEPWGPLPPIPPVARFSYSPESPVVEETVTFDASTSYDPYGSSLSYRWDFGDGAYDPEYSPKGNITTHAYNATGNYNVTLTVKKDPNGLTSNITKTITIQKMSSNITINIYPQIVEVGSNVTISGIITDQHENPRPWENITIRYLFYPFGTWTMLATVKTQHDSSYNFVWTTTEAGTYVLLNASWLGDDKTLGAEGIVLLGINKATSKITIDVEPETVKVGSNVTIKGSIDPTRENVNVSIQFYAVGELNPVVVVVKTDTDGFYSYTWKTSEVGTYEIEARWDGDRNTLSAETETKAVEVEAEAPPVNIIPYVIVVTVIVIALAFSVYFILKKRR
- a CDS encoding aminopeptidase, which codes for MFQVSQQLRDIAQKVMDWALPIEREQVAVFYAGLENLDLAYAFAAECAVRGIEVLVRSQGDYISDARLLEAPIETFAGFPKIPQALIDVADWFIYMNGSRFDNSIYQRSELKERLVEIQNISKWNACKLQQLCLEKKTHLVGFLDPCLQQAQALGKSFEETRRLFLASLDIDYEKLTELGQRLIAIMERGGEIHVKCPRGTDLTLRADGRSWINDDGKSSVIPYLHNLPVGEVFVAPLETSAFGVVYPRDLPGDTTTGFRLEFNGEEKAKVSAERMFELAKPRLESATGNPYSIAEFAIGTNPCGNMLLATEKAYGTCHVALGENTWLGGSNESSLHWDFLIDKPTVTINKKPILKNGKFII